One Corynebacterium tuberculostearicum DNA window includes the following coding sequences:
- a CDS encoding NUDIX domain-containing protein, giving the protein MAHDFKVLDSQLLVEAPILALRRDEVVMPGGVSASREVVEHLGAVAVVAVDSDERIAMVYQYRHSVGKRLWELPAGLLDVRGEDELTGAQRELQEEAGLSAQTWSVLTDLVTSPGFCEEAVRVFLASELSDVPRMEATGDEEADMEVAWVGLDEAVDKVLRGDIVNSIACSGILAAYAVLRGGKQTRSVEEPFDLRPTSMSSRRTGADLKQL; this is encoded by the coding sequence ATGGCGCATGATTTCAAGGTGCTTGATTCGCAGCTGCTTGTCGAAGCTCCCATTCTTGCCCTCCGCCGCGACGAGGTAGTCATGCCCGGCGGCGTTTCTGCCTCCCGGGAAGTAGTCGAGCACTTAGGTGCTGTGGCCGTTGTGGCAGTGGACTCAGACGAGCGTATTGCGATGGTGTATCAGTACCGCCACAGCGTGGGAAAGCGCCTGTGGGAACTGCCGGCGGGATTGCTCGACGTACGCGGTGAGGATGAGCTGACCGGCGCCCAGCGTGAACTGCAGGAGGAGGCCGGCCTGAGCGCGCAGACGTGGTCCGTGCTGACGGACCTTGTGACCTCGCCGGGTTTCTGCGAAGAAGCGGTTCGCGTATTCCTTGCCTCGGAGCTTTCCGACGTCCCCCGGATGGAGGCTACCGGTGACGAAGAAGCCGATATGGAAGTCGCCTGGGTGGGCCTCGACGAGGCCGTCGACAAGGTGCTGCGCGGTGACATCGTCAATTCCATTGCCTGCAGCGGTATCTTGGCCGCCTACGCTGTGCTGCGCGGCGGCAAGCAGACCCGCAGCGTGGAGGAGCCGTTCGACCTTCGACCGACCTCGATGAGCTCCCGCCGCACGGGCGCGGACCTAAAGCAGCTGTGA
- the xerD gene encoding site-specific tyrosine recombinase XerD codes for MSALENIAQTWLNHLAVERGVSANTLSNYRRDVRRYLAWLGDNGVEDLRSVTRPMVEAYLKDLRSHMAVSSANRALIVARGLHKFAVSEGVVDVDVAVEVTPPSTGQHLPETLSVDEVTALIEATPTETPVDVRDRALLEMLYGTGARISEIVSLNVDDVSSAQEVIRLRGKGDKERIVPVGSHARQALDAYLVRARPALSKGKTPALFLNNRGGALSRQSAWTVLKTAAQRTQLGKSISPHTLRHSFATHLLEGGADVRTVQELLGHSSVTTTQIYTHVTADSLREVWRTAHPRA; via the coding sequence GTGAGTGCGCTAGAAAACATAGCGCAGACGTGGCTTAATCATCTAGCAGTCGAGCGCGGCGTTTCCGCCAACACCTTGAGCAACTATCGCCGCGATGTCCGCCGCTACCTTGCATGGCTGGGGGATAACGGGGTAGAGGATCTGCGGTCGGTGACGCGACCGATGGTGGAGGCTTATCTTAAAGACCTGCGCTCACACATGGCTGTGTCCTCAGCCAACCGAGCGCTCATCGTTGCTCGCGGACTGCATAAATTTGCCGTGTCAGAAGGCGTAGTGGACGTTGATGTTGCGGTTGAGGTAACCCCTCCGTCAACCGGGCAGCATTTGCCGGAGACATTATCGGTAGATGAGGTCACCGCCCTCATTGAAGCGACTCCTACTGAGACCCCGGTAGATGTGCGCGACCGCGCCCTGCTGGAGATGCTCTATGGCACCGGCGCGCGAATCTCGGAAATTGTCTCCCTCAACGTTGATGACGTGTCCTCCGCGCAGGAAGTAATACGCTTGCGGGGCAAGGGAGACAAAGAACGGATTGTGCCAGTGGGCTCGCATGCCCGCCAGGCTCTCGATGCCTACCTGGTGCGGGCGCGACCGGCGCTGAGCAAAGGTAAGACGCCGGCGTTGTTTCTCAATAACCGTGGCGGCGCTTTATCCCGTCAAAGTGCGTGGACTGTGTTGAAGACTGCAGCGCAGCGGACGCAACTGGGAAAGTCCATATCGCCGCACACCCTGCGGCATTCTTTTGCGACGCACCTGCTTGAAGGCGGCGCAGATGTGCGCACCGTGCAAGAATTACTGGGACATTCCTCGGTGACGACAACGCAAATATATACTCACGTCACTGCCGATTCCTTGCGCGAGGTCTGGCGCACTGCGCACCCCCGTGCCTAA
- a CDS encoding copper transporter — MAKTELVAGLGFGAAVGVALGALVIAPNLTTSMADDDPIREEHRKVVQDNKILQTQNDASDKIVADSGAEMVDGALSQRPVLIVTTDDANGGDVDAIRKLLKSSDATEAGEIKLTKDFLRPETKDKLLPILKDTAPKKADIKDLDSAGALGGEVLGTALSMDPESTKPLASVDERADVLHKLRDEGFIDYEDGTIVPAQAIIVVSGNGLRGYPSSALAEFATGLDDVNGSVVLSGRTKQTQDDKALAQVRDQDAELSTVDSTERAVERIAVILATQEQLDGGQGDYGATETADSALPGKE, encoded by the coding sequence ATGGCAAAGACTGAGCTTGTAGCAGGCTTGGGCTTCGGCGCCGCGGTTGGCGTAGCCTTAGGCGCTCTAGTGATTGCGCCGAACTTGACCACCAGCATGGCAGACGACGATCCGATCCGCGAGGAGCACCGCAAGGTGGTCCAAGACAATAAGATTCTGCAGACCCAAAATGACGCCAGCGACAAGATCGTGGCCGATTCTGGAGCGGAAATGGTTGATGGAGCCTTGTCTCAGCGCCCAGTACTCATCGTGACCACCGATGACGCCAATGGCGGCGACGTGGACGCTATCCGGAAGCTCTTGAAGTCTTCCGATGCCACCGAGGCCGGCGAGATTAAGCTGACCAAAGACTTCTTGCGTCCCGAAACTAAGGACAAGCTGCTTCCCATCTTGAAAGATACTGCGCCCAAGAAGGCAGATATCAAGGACTTGGATTCGGCCGGAGCCCTTGGTGGTGAGGTGCTAGGCACTGCGCTGTCTATGGATCCTGAGAGCACGAAGCCTTTGGCTTCAGTGGACGAGCGTGCAGACGTGCTCCATAAGCTGCGCGACGAGGGCTTTATTGATTACGAAGATGGCACCATCGTTCCTGCCCAGGCCATTATCGTGGTCTCTGGTAATGGCCTGCGTGGTTACCCGTCCAGCGCGCTGGCAGAATTTGCCACCGGGTTGGATGATGTCAATGGGTCCGTGGTGTTGAGTGGGCGCACCAAGCAGACTCAAGATGATAAGGCGCTAGCCCAGGTGCGGGATCAGGACGCGGAGCTGTCTACGGTCGATAGCACCGAACGGGCAGTGGAGCGCATTGCGGTCATTCTGGCCACCCAGGAACAACTTGATGGTGGCCAGGGCGACTATGGCGCCACCGAAACTGCTGACTCCGCCTTGCCGGGAAAGGAATAG
- the scpB gene encoding SMC-Scp complex subunit ScpB translates to MDLPLISQLRSRLESILLVLDSPASVELLARALGAERDVVSDCLRSIQRELDNRGSGIDLRETQKGWRFYTRTENAGAVEEFLLDGAQTKLSRAALETLAVVAYRQPVTRQQVAAVRGVNVDGVMRTLNLRGLVRELPQDDFEGAAHRYETTELFLELLGIDSLERLPDLAPLLPDVEAIDEEY, encoded by the coding sequence ATGGATCTTCCCCTCATCTCGCAGCTGCGTTCCCGTCTTGAGTCCATATTGCTCGTGCTCGACTCCCCAGCCTCTGTGGAGCTATTGGCGCGTGCGCTGGGGGCGGAAAGGGACGTTGTTAGTGATTGCTTACGCAGCATTCAGCGGGAGCTAGATAATCGCGGTTCTGGTATCGACCTGCGCGAGACCCAAAAGGGGTGGCGCTTTTATACGCGCACCGAAAATGCCGGTGCGGTAGAAGAATTTCTCTTGGATGGCGCCCAAACCAAACTCTCCCGTGCTGCCCTGGAGACTTTGGCGGTGGTGGCCTACCGTCAGCCCGTCACTCGCCAGCAGGTGGCGGCGGTTCGCGGCGTCAATGTCGATGGCGTAATGCGGACCCTTAACCTGCGCGGATTGGTCCGGGAGCTGCCGCAGGATGATTTTGAGGGCGCCGCACACCGGTACGAGACAACGGAATTGTTTCTCGAGTTATTGGGGATCGATTCTTTGGAGCGCCTGCCTGACTTGGCACCGCTGTTGCCTGACGTCGAGGCGATCGACGAAGAGTACTAG
- a CDS encoding ParA family protein translates to MSEEGLFSASDVEVGLTGRPIRELPEPAPLEKHGPATIISMCNQKGGVGKTTSTINMGACLAEYGRKVLLVDLDPQGALSAGLGLTHDDIEDTIYDVMLDSHTSIHSAIQHTGVSGLDLVPANIDLSAAEIQMVNEVGREHTLARALRPVRRDYDFIIIDCQPSLGLLTVNALACSQGVIIPMECEFFSLRGLALLTDTVEKVSDRINFDLEVMGILVTMFDRRTKHAREVMSRVVDYFGDKVFDTVITRTVRFPETSVAGEPITTWAPSSPATQQYRDLAKEVIERSTV, encoded by the coding sequence GTGAGCGAAGAGGGTCTATTTTCTGCCTCTGACGTAGAGGTGGGGCTGACCGGTCGTCCTATCCGTGAGCTACCGGAACCCGCACCCTTGGAAAAGCATGGGCCGGCCACCATCATTTCGATGTGTAACCAAAAGGGTGGCGTAGGCAAAACCACCTCAACCATCAATATGGGCGCCTGCTTGGCCGAGTATGGCCGTAAAGTCCTCTTGGTTGACCTTGACCCCCAGGGCGCGCTTTCGGCGGGGCTTGGGCTCACGCATGACGATATCGAGGACACCATCTATGACGTGATGCTCGATAGCCACACCTCTATTCATTCGGCTATCCAGCACACCGGGGTATCGGGCTTGGATCTGGTGCCGGCGAATATCGACCTTTCCGCCGCGGAAATTCAGATGGTCAATGAGGTCGGTCGCGAGCACACCCTTGCCCGCGCCCTGCGTCCGGTGCGCCGCGATTATGATTTCATCATTATTGACTGCCAGCCCTCCTTGGGCCTGCTTACCGTCAATGCCCTTGCTTGCTCACAGGGTGTGATCATCCCTATGGAGTGCGAGTTCTTCTCCCTGCGCGGTTTGGCGCTGTTGACCGATACCGTGGAAAAGGTTTCTGATCGCATTAACTTTGACCTTGAGGTCATGGGAATCCTAGTGACCATGTTTGATCGCCGGACCAAGCACGCCCGGGAAGTTATGTCCCGGGTGGTGGATTACTTTGGCGATAAGGTCTTTGACACAGTCATTACCCGGACCGTTCGGTTCCCAGAGACTTCGGTGGCCGGCGAGCCGATTACTACCTGGGCGCCAAGCTCCCCGGCCACACAGCAGTATCGGGACCTGGCCAAAGAGGTCATTGAGCGCTCGACCGTTTAA
- the steA gene encoding putative cytokinetic ring protein SteA, which produces MGPMALFSRDPEQPGALRDCTPGAKGMKKFSEGDVAVIDAANISRHEAQTLVDLKPSAVINVAEFSTGTVPNYGPHMLLDADITLLEGVGQSFVSEFKEGKKARIGEDGTVFSGDRALGTGRVVTRERAEENFTAAQGGLIDHMESFFGNSIDFINSEGPLLIDGLGVPASGSEIAGRKVVLFSPTDRHREQLKQLRNFIREYEPLLIAVGAAADSLLAQGYKPDFIIGDPNSVSDEALRCGARVIVPADPEGEVEGLDRIQDLGIGAMTFPAATHSGTDLGLLFADYHGADLIVQAGGGVDLDDIFADRTNPSAVLSRLKAGTKVVDADAVINLYSAPSSNLGWLWAVLGILVAIAAVILIVGFGGSQDFASNLSETWSSLFGGA; this is translated from the coding sequence ATAGGGCCCATGGCTCTGTTTTCCCGTGACCCCGAGCAGCCTGGTGCACTGCGCGATTGCACTCCAGGCGCTAAGGGGATGAAAAAGTTTAGTGAAGGCGATGTCGCCGTAATTGATGCGGCTAATATCTCTCGCCACGAGGCTCAGACCCTCGTAGACCTAAAGCCCTCCGCCGTCATTAACGTGGCGGAATTTTCTACCGGCACGGTCCCCAATTATGGCCCGCACATGTTGCTTGACGCCGACATTACTCTCCTTGAAGGCGTTGGGCAGTCCTTTGTTTCTGAGTTCAAAGAGGGCAAAAAGGCTCGCATCGGGGAGGACGGTACCGTCTTTAGCGGCGATAGGGCGCTCGGTACCGGCCGCGTGGTAACTCGTGAGCGAGCAGAAGAGAACTTCACCGCGGCGCAGGGCGGGCTGATTGACCATATGGAATCCTTCTTTGGCAATTCCATTGACTTTATTAACTCGGAAGGCCCGCTGCTTATCGACGGCCTCGGTGTCCCCGCCTCCGGCTCCGAAATCGCCGGCCGCAAGGTTGTCCTCTTTTCGCCTACCGATAGGCACCGCGAACAGCTCAAGCAGCTACGCAACTTTATTCGCGAGTATGAGCCGCTGCTGATTGCTGTGGGAGCAGCGGCAGATTCGTTGCTGGCCCAAGGGTATAAGCCAGATTTCATTATTGGGGATCCCAATAGCGTGAGCGATGAAGCTCTGCGTTGCGGCGCCCGCGTAATCGTTCCTGCGGACCCAGAAGGGGAGGTAGAAGGCCTCGACCGCATCCAGGACCTTGGCATTGGTGCGATGACCTTCCCCGCGGCAACGCATTCAGGTACCGACCTGGGCCTGCTCTTTGCGGACTACCACGGCGCCGATCTTATTGTGCAGGCCGGCGGCGGGGTAGACCTCGATGATATCTTTGCGGACCGCACCAACCCCTCGGCCGTGCTGTCCCGCCTTAAGGCCGGTACCAAGGTGGTTGACGCCGATGCGGTAATCAATCTCTACAGTGCGCCTTCCTCCAACCTCGGCTGGCTGTGGGCAGTGCTGGGCATCTTGGTTGCCATTGCGGCGGTCATCCTCATCGTCGGCTTCGGCGGCAGCCAGGACTTTGCTAGCAACCTTAGCGAAACCTGGTCCAGCCTCTTTGGGGGCGCATAG
- the recN gene encoding DNA repair protein RecN, giving the protein MLVDISINDLGVISQSSAELSAGLTVLTGETGAGKTMVVTGLRLLAGGRADASRVRDGAKKAAVEGHFSSAKDSIRELVESVGGEPDENGEYIVSRTVSAAGRSRAYLGGRAVPAATLGEFARELITVHGQNDQLRLLAPEEQLGAVDRADPKLARVRERYTEAFKQWRSLAKDYKRRTEQRRELAQEVDRLQFAVDEIDGIAPEPGEDEELVQLVRKLQDVDGLRESAEVALAAIDGTEELEEAASALLGRAVSALAGSTDKELAALGERLSEISTQLGDISGELGGYLAGLPADPHLLEKSLQRQQELRTLTRKYAGDIDGVLAWRNEAAAKLESMDTSTEALEELKKQVKEAESVMIERAGELTKRRRKAAKALGEQVTQELHGLAMPNSTLTVELTQAKYSKSGADAAELQLNGKPIASAASGGELSRVMLALEVVLAEEDGATLVFDEVDAGVGGRAAVEIGRRLARLAVHNQVIVVTHLPQVAAYADAHLHVSKERFTSGVAELSQEERVEELARMLAGLDDTETGRAHAQELFDRAQEEASARLTHSKL; this is encoded by the coding sequence GTGCTCGTCGATATTTCCATCAATGATCTGGGCGTCATTAGCCAGAGCTCTGCGGAACTATCCGCGGGCCTTACCGTGCTTACCGGTGAAACCGGTGCGGGTAAGACTATGGTGGTTACTGGTTTGAGGCTCTTAGCCGGTGGTCGCGCGGATGCCTCTCGAGTGCGCGATGGCGCGAAAAAGGCCGCAGTGGAAGGACATTTTTCCTCCGCGAAGGATTCTATCCGCGAACTGGTGGAGTCGGTTGGCGGTGAGCCCGACGAAAATGGCGAGTATATCGTTTCACGCACGGTCTCTGCAGCGGGAAGATCGCGGGCCTATTTAGGCGGCCGTGCGGTGCCGGCTGCAACCCTGGGCGAGTTCGCGCGCGAGCTTATTACGGTCCACGGGCAGAATGACCAGCTGCGTTTGCTCGCGCCCGAGGAACAACTGGGTGCGGTTGATCGTGCGGATCCGAAATTGGCGCGTGTGCGAGAGCGCTATACCGAGGCCTTCAAACAGTGGCGCAGCCTCGCGAAGGACTATAAGAGGCGCACGGAGCAGCGCCGCGAGTTGGCGCAGGAAGTTGACCGTCTGCAATTCGCCGTCGATGAGATCGATGGCATCGCCCCAGAACCCGGCGAGGATGAGGAACTGGTGCAGCTGGTTCGCAAGCTGCAGGACGTCGATGGGCTGCGCGAGTCCGCGGAAGTTGCGTTGGCTGCGATCGACGGCACCGAGGAACTGGAAGAGGCCGCCTCGGCACTGCTAGGCCGGGCGGTTTCTGCCTTGGCGGGGTCCACCGATAAGGAACTGGCGGCCTTGGGCGAACGGCTCAGCGAGATCTCGACGCAGTTGGGCGATATCTCCGGCGAGCTCGGTGGGTATCTAGCCGGACTTCCGGCGGACCCACACCTGTTGGAAAAGTCCCTCCAGCGGCAGCAGGAATTGCGCACGTTGACTAGGAAGTACGCCGGGGATATTGATGGCGTGCTCGCTTGGCGCAATGAGGCAGCGGCAAAACTGGAGTCCATGGATACCTCCACAGAAGCCCTGGAGGAGCTAAAAAAGCAGGTTAAAGAAGCTGAATCGGTGATGATTGAGCGGGCAGGGGAGCTGACAAAGAGGCGTCGGAAAGCGGCGAAGGCTCTGGGCGAGCAGGTAACGCAGGAGCTCCACGGCTTGGCCATGCCGAATTCGACTCTGACGGTCGAGCTCACGCAGGCGAAATATTCTAAGTCCGGCGCAGACGCGGCCGAGCTGCAATTGAATGGCAAGCCGATTGCCTCTGCTGCCTCGGGCGGCGAGCTTTCCCGTGTCATGCTGGCCTTGGAGGTCGTGCTGGCGGAGGAAGACGGTGCCACCTTGGTCTTCGATGAGGTTGATGCAGGCGTGGGTGGCCGCGCAGCGGTAGAGATCGGCCGGCGCTTGGCGCGCTTGGCGGTACACAACCAAGTGATTGTGGTGACCCACTTGCCGCAGGTGGCCGCGTATGCTGATGCTCACCTGCATGTATCGAAGGAGAGATTTACCTCTGGCGTGGCCGAGCTGTCACAGGAGGAGCGCGTGGAGGAACTGGCTCGCATGCTGGCGGGGTTGGACGATACCGAGACCGGCCGCGCGCACGCGCAGGAGCTTTTTGACCGCGCACAGGAAGAAGCTTCCGCGCGCCTCACCCACTCGAAACTATAA
- a CDS encoding GNAT family N-acetyltransferase — METITRTDRLILIPLSAANTEETHKVYSDGRIWSHRPNGRFADIRTTRALAQASSQSWDAHHFGPWAAYMRHNPSEFVGVGGAIFVEEGNFWDIKYRLRPAHWGAGFATEITSEAVKSIRQVDPNSPITARVTTNHPAAIRVIEKQGLQQVWEGRRIGTEDNPEEPDVRVYSDRELSPDTLDFIQQRP; from the coding sequence ATGGAAACTATCACTCGCACCGACAGACTCATCCTCATCCCGCTATCCGCCGCTAATACCGAAGAGACCCACAAGGTCTACAGCGACGGACGTATCTGGAGCCACCGCCCGAACGGGCGCTTTGCTGACATCCGCACCACGCGCGCACTCGCACAAGCATCCTCCCAGTCGTGGGATGCCCACCACTTCGGTCCTTGGGCCGCGTATATGCGCCACAATCCTTCGGAATTCGTCGGCGTCGGCGGTGCAATCTTCGTCGAAGAAGGAAACTTCTGGGACATCAAATACCGCCTGCGCCCCGCCCACTGGGGTGCAGGTTTTGCCACCGAGATCACCTCTGAGGCAGTGAAGAGCATCCGCCAGGTGGACCCCAACTCCCCCATTACCGCCCGCGTGACCACAAATCACCCGGCGGCCATCCGGGTCATCGAAAAGCAAGGGCTCCAACAAGTATGGGAAGGGCGCCGCATAGGCACCGAGGACAACCCCGAGGAACCAGACGTACGCGTCTACTCCGACCGCGAGCTCTCCCCCGATACACTGGATTTCATCCAGCAGCGGCCTTAG
- a CDS encoding segregation and condensation protein A, translating to MTQPEITGFRIALRNFEGPFDLLLQLIQSKKMDVTDVALSEVTDEFVAYTRQLGESADLDETTDFLLVAATLLDLKAARLLPRGDVDDIEDLELLESRDLLFARLLQYKAYKQAADQFAVWQREAQRSYPRAVSIEEKFAELLPPVSLGHTPASFAELAAGVFRPKPPEEVATGHVHSVAVSVPEQAGKILETLKLLGAGQWTSFGALTRDCTVSMQVVGRFLALLELYKAKAVDAQQEEALGQLDLSWTGLDVDPAVVAAANWD from the coding sequence GTGACCCAGCCGGAGATTACGGGCTTTCGCATTGCACTGCGGAATTTTGAGGGCCCTTTTGACCTGCTTTTGCAGCTTATTCAGTCCAAGAAGATGGACGTGACTGACGTTGCGCTGTCAGAAGTAACGGACGAATTCGTGGCGTATACGCGCCAGCTGGGAGAGTCCGCTGATCTGGATGAGACCACTGATTTTTTATTGGTGGCAGCTACGCTCTTGGATTTGAAGGCGGCGCGGCTTCTGCCGCGCGGTGATGTCGACGATATTGAAGACTTGGAACTGCTGGAGTCGCGCGACCTCCTTTTTGCCCGCCTGTTGCAGTACAAGGCTTATAAGCAAGCAGCGGACCAATTCGCCGTGTGGCAGCGCGAGGCACAGCGCAGCTATCCGCGTGCGGTTTCCATCGAGGAGAAGTTCGCCGAGCTTTTGCCTCCAGTTTCGCTCGGCCATACGCCGGCCAGCTTTGCCGAGCTAGCGGCCGGCGTGTTCCGCCCCAAGCCACCGGAGGAGGTAGCAACCGGTCACGTGCACTCCGTAGCAGTATCTGTACCGGAGCAGGCCGGCAAGATTTTGGAAACACTCAAGCTACTCGGTGCGGGCCAATGGACCAGCTTTGGTGCGCTAACCCGCGACTGTACGGTTTCTATGCAGGTGGTAGGCCGTTTCTTGGCCCTGTTGGAGTTGTACAAAGCCAAGGCGGTTGATGCACAACAAGAAGAAGCGCTGGGTCAGCTGGACCTATCGTGGACAGGCTTGGATGTTGACCCAGCGGTAGTTGCCGCAGCGAACTGGGACTAA
- a CDS encoding TlyA family RNA methyltransferase, giving the protein MPPQRRRLDAELVRRKIARSREQAREMIKSGRVTVGGFKAHKPASIVEPEVSIKVEEAEEDKWASRGAHKLLGALAAFDVDMNGRILDAGASTGGFTDVCLEHGAQEVLSVDVGYGQLLWRLQNDDRVTVLDRTNIRNLTLELTDGPCDGMVGDLSFISLRLVLPAIVDCLKDGAWLLPMVKPQFEVGKERLGSGGVVRSPELRKEVTKEVAEFALSLGLSMHGAVASPLPGPSGNVEYFLWLKKDGQPTDLARVEEMIDRAVEEGPQ; this is encoded by the coding sequence ATGCCCCCACAACGTCGTAGGTTAGATGCGGAGCTGGTGCGCCGAAAGATTGCGCGGTCACGTGAGCAGGCACGGGAGATGATTAAGTCCGGCCGTGTCACGGTTGGTGGCTTCAAGGCGCACAAGCCGGCGTCGATTGTAGAGCCCGAGGTTTCCATCAAGGTAGAGGAAGCTGAAGAGGACAAGTGGGCTTCCCGTGGCGCTCACAAGCTTTTGGGCGCCTTGGCGGCGTTCGACGTCGACATGAATGGTCGCATCCTCGATGCCGGCGCTTCTACCGGTGGCTTTACGGACGTGTGCCTAGAACACGGTGCGCAGGAAGTGCTGTCTGTCGACGTGGGCTATGGGCAGCTGCTCTGGCGCCTGCAAAACGATGATCGCGTCACCGTTTTAGACCGTACGAATATCCGGAATTTAACGCTGGAGCTTACCGACGGCCCCTGCGATGGCATGGTAGGCGATTTGTCCTTCATTTCCCTCCGCTTGGTATTGCCGGCCATTGTGGATTGCCTGAAGGACGGCGCTTGGCTGTTGCCTATGGTGAAGCCTCAGTTTGAAGTGGGCAAAGAGCGCCTTGGAAGCGGTGGCGTGGTTCGTTCACCGGAGCTGCGCAAAGAAGTAACCAAGGAAGTCGCTGAATTTGCGTTGTCCCTGGGGCTTAGCATGCATGGGGCTGTGGCATCCCCGCTGCCTGGGCCAAGCGGCAATGTGGAGTATTTCCTGTGGCTGAAAAAGGACGGCCAGCCCACGGATCTGGCTAGAGTGGAAGAAATGATTGACCGCGCAGTCGAGGAAGGCCCGCAATGA
- a CDS encoding NAD kinase: MTREILLVPHANRQQNLEATSRAAELLQDAGITVRVCADEKVLPGLKHVPHTEDAAAGCELVLVLGGDGTFLRAADMARAVDIPVLGINLGHVGFLAEWEVESLDQALVRVIEKRYRIEDRLTIDVSIFDEEGTLLNRSWALNEASVENQNRSGVLDAILEVDRRPVSSFGCDGVLISTPTGSTAYAFSAGGPVLWPSLDAILVVPNNAHALFTKPLVVSPNSLVAVESTMRTTPATVILDGFREFAMPPGARVEVVRGECPVRWVRLDDQPFTDRLVSKLRLPVEGWRGPKEK, from the coding sequence ATGACCCGTGAAATCCTGTTGGTGCCTCATGCCAACCGCCAGCAAAACCTGGAAGCGACGTCGCGTGCAGCTGAGCTTTTGCAAGATGCGGGAATTACCGTTCGAGTATGCGCGGACGAAAAGGTACTGCCGGGATTAAAGCATGTACCTCACACTGAAGATGCGGCCGCAGGGTGCGAATTGGTGTTGGTTTTGGGCGGCGATGGAACCTTCCTCCGTGCCGCCGACATGGCGCGTGCCGTAGATATTCCGGTGCTGGGTATCAACCTAGGCCACGTGGGATTTCTGGCCGAGTGGGAAGTCGAATCTCTCGATCAGGCCTTGGTGCGGGTCATTGAAAAGAGGTACCGCATTGAGGACCGCCTCACCATTGATGTGTCCATCTTTGATGAGGAGGGAACCCTTCTTAACCGCAGCTGGGCTTTGAACGAGGCTTCGGTAGAAAACCAAAACCGCTCCGGCGTGCTAGACGCAATCTTGGAAGTTGACCGCCGGCCGGTGTCGTCCTTTGGCTGCGATGGCGTGCTGATTTCCACTCCCACTGGATCGACTGCCTATGCGTTTTCCGCAGGTGGTCCGGTGTTGTGGCCCTCTCTGGATGCAATTTTGGTAGTGCCGAATAATGCGCATGCGCTGTTTACCAAGCCATTGGTTGTATCGCCCAATTCTTTAGTAGCCGTCGAATCGACGATGCGCACGACTCCCGCCACAGTGATTTTGGATGGCTTCCGCGAATTTGCGATGCCACCAGGGGCACGTGTGGAAGTAGTGCGAGGCGAGTGTCCGGTGCGGTGGGTACGCTTGGATGACCAACCTTTTACTGACCGTTTAGTCTCGAAGCTGCGCCTGCCCGTAGAAGGGTGGCGCGGGCCGAAGGAGAAGTAG